From Chryseobacterium joostei, the proteins below share one genomic window:
- a CDS encoding bifunctional folylpolyglutamate synthase/dihydrofolate synthase, whose translation MTNEQYQAAIDWLFVQMPNYQIDGQKAYKPGLDNITKLCAFFGNPQEKIKCIHVGGTNGKGSSSNMLASVLQEAGYKVGLYNSPHLIDFTERIKVNGKNCNKEFVFDFVQKLKNIPEEIRPSFFEFTTIMAFEYFYQQQVDFAIIEVGLGGRLDSTNIITPLISAITNVQLDHQNILGDTIEEIAAEKAGIIKHNTPIISGDETEVVKDIIRKKATAEQAHFIDATLLNTDLSSDLKGNYQRKNIRVVLAIVQELRKLHVNITDKDLENGLLNVHKNTGFIGRWFEFSKDPLTICDTGHNQAGLEYVFSQLNSIDKHKHVILGFVNDKNIDEVMGLLPKNSEFYFAKPSINRGRHPEDYENLLQESKIFYKIFDSVQEAYLSAKEQCTKEEMIFIGGSNFVVGDFLEKNLEISK comes from the coding sequence ATGACAAATGAACAATACCAAGCAGCTATTGATTGGCTTTTTGTACAGATGCCCAACTATCAGATAGATGGACAAAAAGCCTACAAACCAGGACTAGATAATATTACCAAGCTTTGTGCTTTCTTTGGAAATCCTCAGGAGAAAATCAAGTGTATTCATGTAGGTGGAACCAACGGAAAGGGGTCTTCAAGTAATATGCTGGCTTCAGTTCTTCAGGAAGCGGGCTATAAAGTAGGTTTGTATAATTCTCCTCACCTTATAGATTTTACTGAGCGAATTAAAGTGAATGGAAAAAACTGCAATAAGGAATTTGTCTTTGACTTTGTTCAAAAGCTTAAAAACATTCCGGAAGAGATCCGTCCTTCTTTTTTTGAATTTACAACCATCATGGCTTTTGAGTATTTTTATCAGCAACAAGTGGATTTTGCCATTATTGAGGTTGGCCTAGGCGGAAGACTGGACTCAACAAACATCATAACCCCCTTGATTTCTGCAATAACGAACGTTCAGCTTGATCATCAAAACATATTGGGAGATACCATTGAGGAAATTGCAGCAGAGAAAGCGGGTATCATTAAACATAATACCCCCATTATTTCAGGAGATGAAACTGAGGTTGTAAAAGATATCATCAGGAAAAAAGCTACTGCTGAACAGGCACATTTTATAGATGCTACTCTACTTAATACAGATCTTAGTTCTGATTTGAAAGGAAATTATCAGCGAAAAAACATCCGTGTCGTCCTTGCAATTGTTCAAGAATTAAGAAAACTACATGTAAACATTACAGACAAGGATTTGGAAAATGGTTTACTGAATGTTCATAAAAATACGGGATTCATTGGTCGCTGGTTTGAATTTTCAAAAGATCCTCTTACCATTTGTGATACGGGACACAATCAGGCAGGCCTTGAGTATGTTTTTTCACAATTAAATTCTATTGATAAGCATAAGCATGTTATTTTAGGGTTTGTAAATGACAAAAATATAGATGAAGTGATGGGATTGCTTCCTAAAAATTCTGAGTTTTATTTTGCTAAACCATCCATCAACAGGGGAAGACACCCCGAAGATTATGAAAACCTACTCCAAGAATCAAAAATTTTTTATAAAATTTTTGATTCTGTACAGGAAGCGTATCTATCTGCAAAAGAACAATGTACAAAAGAAGAAATGATTTTTATTGGCGGAAGTAACTTTGTTGTGGGAGATTTTTTAGAAAAAAATTTGGAGATATCTAAATAA
- a CDS encoding TolC family protein, which yields MKKVWIIVFGLSCLGLSAQKKWSLKECVSYAVEHNLQVIQNQYTKQNQEYNLKAAKKDYLPSVSGSMMNGVSFGQGSLGAGSYRNDRFNNSVGVSADVLVYNNGRLEKNVRKLQFDVEASQYDIEAIKNDISVQIAQQYLTALLNKEIVKISQSAVENAKKQYDRAKITTQVGTTAQTVLAESEAALAREKQNLKTAEVNVGRALFAIAQLLQLEDYKDFDVENVDVSDVLESQLVTVDEVLTKAYDLQPQIKAAESRIRSAEAQTEISKTAFWPTLTASAGLNTFYNKSFNVPPGIVQGTFFEQYNDQFGQSVALSLNIPIFNKGKTKLQVEQSKLNESVSKIALEQQKQTVRQNIQKAQFDADANYETYLAAVEAEKSSRLALDFADKSYAAGKTTIYDVNVARNNYANAQGSVAQAKYNYLFSLKLLNFYAGIPLSL from the coding sequence ATGAAAAAAGTTTGGATTATCGTTTTTGGACTAAGTTGTCTGGGGCTAAGTGCTCAGAAGAAATGGTCCTTAAAAGAATGCGTAAGCTATGCAGTGGAGCATAATCTTCAGGTTATCCAAAATCAATATACCAAGCAAAACCAAGAATACAACCTTAAAGCAGCTAAAAAAGATTATTTGCCTTCTGTATCGGGGAGTATGATGAATGGTGTGAGCTTTGGACAAGGATCATTAGGAGCAGGAAGTTATAGAAACGATAGATTCAATAACAGTGTTGGGGTAAGTGCTGATGTTTTGGTTTACAATAATGGAAGATTAGAGAAGAATGTAAGAAAGCTCCAGTTTGATGTAGAGGCAAGCCAATACGATATTGAAGCAATCAAAAATGATATTTCTGTACAAATTGCCCAGCAATATTTAACTGCTTTATTAAACAAAGAAATTGTTAAGATTTCTCAAAGTGCTGTAGAAAATGCTAAAAAGCAATATGACAGAGCAAAAATAACAACCCAGGTTGGAACTACTGCTCAGACGGTGCTGGCAGAATCTGAAGCAGCATTAGCCAGAGAAAAACAAAATCTTAAAACGGCAGAAGTTAACGTAGGAAGAGCTTTGTTCGCTATTGCTCAACTTTTACAGCTTGAAGACTATAAGGATTTTGATGTGGAAAATGTAGATGTTTCTGACGTATTAGAGTCACAGCTGGTAACCGTTGACGAGGTTCTTACAAAAGCTTATGATTTGCAGCCACAAATAAAAGCAGCCGAAAGCAGAATAAGATCTGCCGAAGCACAAACCGAGATAAGTAAAACGGCATTTTGGCCTACATTAACTGCTAGTGCTGGTCTTAATACATTCTACAATAAATCATTTAATGTTCCACCAGGTATTGTGCAGGGAACTTTTTTTGAGCAATATAATGATCAGTTTGGGCAAAGTGTAGCGCTGTCACTTAATATTCCTATCTTCAATAAAGGAAAGACAAAATTACAGGTTGAGCAGTCTAAGTTAAATGAAAGCGTTAGTAAAATTGCCCTTGAACAGCAGAAACAAACGGTAAGACAAAACATACAGAAAGCTCAGTTTGATGCTGATGCCAATTATGAAACATATCTTGCTGCAGTAGAAGCAGAAAAGAGCTCTAGGCTGGCTCTAGATTTTGCTGATAAAAGCTATGCTGCAGGAAAAACAACCATTTACGATGTTAACGTTGCAAGAAATAATTATGCAAATGCACAGGGATCAGTAGCCCAGGCCAAATATAATTATCTTTTCAGTCTTAAATTATTGAATTTCTATGCGGGAATTCCATTAAGTTTGTAA
- a CDS encoding SprT-like domain-containing protein — translation MPIQSLEKYLPQNTLKYLRIWFSDYYIHIKVTRNRNSKLGDYRKLPDNSHEITVNSTLTPPLFFFVLTHELAHLIAFEKYGRRISPHGNEWKETFRNMLIESLEVYEEDLRPIIVKFSKSPKANFMASPDLVRYFHTEKQDDSLRFIEELQKGEFFIYRNEKYLLEGLIKKNYLCKNLATGRKYSFKPLARVEKCS, via the coding sequence ATGCCTATTCAATCATTAGAAAAATATTTACCACAAAATACACTTAAATATTTAAGAATTTGGTTTTCAGACTACTATATTCATATAAAGGTCACTAGGAACAGAAATTCTAAACTGGGAGATTATAGAAAACTTCCAGATAATTCTCATGAAATTACGGTAAACTCAACGCTTACCCCACCACTTTTTTTCTTTGTGCTTACCCATGAGCTGGCCCATTTAATTGCTTTTGAAAAGTATGGAAGAAGAATTTCTCCCCATGGTAATGAGTGGAAAGAAACTTTTAGAAATATGCTTATTGAAAGCCTGGAAGTTTATGAGGAAGATCTGAGGCCCATTATCGTAAAGTTTTCAAAATCACCAAAGGCGAATTTTATGGCTAGCCCTGATCTGGTAAGATATTTTCATACTGAAAAACAAGATGATAGCCTACGTTTTATTGAAGAGCTTCAGAAAGGTGAATTTTTTATATATCGCAACGAAAAGTATTTATTAGAAGGTCTGATTAAAAAAAACTATCTTTGTAAGAACCTGGCTACTGGAAGAAAGTATTCTTTTAAGCCGTTAGCAAGGGTAGAAAAATGTAGCTAA
- a CDS encoding mannose-1-phosphate guanylyltransferase, whose protein sequence is MLKSDRYCVIMAGGIGSRFWPMSTQKFPKQFQDILGTGRTMIQQTYDRISKVIPKEQIFVITNKEYVALSHQQLPELPEENIVGEPLMKNTAACNLYMANKIAEINPNATMIVLPADHLILKEDVFLEKVELAFDLASKHDYLVTLGITPTRPDTGYGYIQFVEKKNSEYFKVKTFTEKPILELAQSFLESGDFLWNAGIFIWNMKSIHHAFETYLPEMTQHFMACEYNSEKENNCIETIYPKVQKISIDNGILEKAKNVYVIPSDLGWSDLGTWTSVYENTEKDKDGNAVKLRHLLTYNSKGNIIRLRNNNKAVIIDGLENYIVVDTDKALLICPRDNDQLIKDYVLDLKNFKKGDKFM, encoded by the coding sequence ATGTTAAAATCAGATAGATACTGTGTGATAATGGCAGGAGGGATCGGTAGCCGATTCTGGCCGATGAGTACGCAGAAATTCCCCAAACAGTTTCAGGATATTCTAGGTACCGGACGTACGATGATTCAGCAGACGTATGACAGAATCAGTAAGGTAATTCCTAAGGAGCAGATATTCGTGATTACGAATAAAGAATACGTAGCGCTTTCTCACCAACAGCTTCCGGAACTTCCGGAGGAGAATATTGTGGGGGAACCTTTGATGAAAAATACGGCAGCCTGTAATCTTTACATGGCTAATAAGATTGCTGAAATTAACCCTAATGCCACGATGATTGTTCTTCCGGCAGACCACCTGATCCTGAAAGAAGACGTTTTTCTGGAAAAAGTGGAGCTGGCGTTTGATCTGGCTTCTAAACATGATTACCTGGTTACACTCGGAATTACCCCTACAAGACCCGATACAGGCTATGGATATATTCAATTTGTAGAAAAGAAAAACTCAGAATATTTTAAGGTAAAAACATTTACAGAAAAGCCTATTCTTGAGCTGGCTCAAAGTTTTCTCGAAAGTGGAGATTTTCTTTGGAATGCAGGTATATTTATCTGGAATATGAAAAGTATTCACCATGCATTTGAAACGTATCTTCCCGAAATGACACAGCACTTTATGGCTTGTGAGTATAACTCGGAAAAGGAAAATAACTGCATAGAAACAATTTATCCTAAAGTTCAAAAAATTTCTATTGATAATGGGATTCTGGAAAAAGCTAAAAATGTATATGTAATTCCGTCAGATTTAGGATGGAGCGATCTGGGAACCTGGACCTCTGTGTATGAAAATACAGAAAAAGATAAGGATGGTAATGCTGTGAAATTAAGGCACTTACTTACTTATAACTCAAAGGGGAATATTATCCGTTTAAGAAACAATAACAAGGCTGTTATTATTGACGGGCTTGAAAATTATATTGTAGTTGATACAGACAAGGCGCTTCTGATTTGTCCAAGAGATAACGATCAGCTGATCAAAGACTACGTTCTTGATTTAAAGAACTTCAAGAAAGGCGATAAGTTTATGTAA